A DNA window from Anoplolepis gracilipes chromosome 13, ASM4749672v1, whole genome shotgun sequence contains the following coding sequences:
- the LOC140672491 gene encoding phospholipase B1, membrane-associated-like, producing MWKWFCCILLLQLRWRASSQPVKTALDTPFNDEIFAGLRHWVEDYYGPIEKWLGPPPGTTQEPVPENVPFPCNVSLGRSKVPPKNVNCLRPGDIQLIGTLGDSLTSGAAVFSRCFIALFVSNRGVTAAGGGEGTWRKWLTVPNILKEFNPNVVGYSTGTSLVTDEASECHVAEIGSMSVDLPYDAAVLVERLKSYPFVGTNYKNVWKFITMNIGINDFCANICYEPTAEKVIADHKQNVIDVLRILKKNMPKSFVSIIAPISSKCLVEAQWGNPSINCSLTMGFECPCMFGFSFRPHREYYYQIIEGWSQAEIEISLMPEWQSDDFAVVAQPILRHSLLPKNKNGIVPIHKYLSIDCLHFRQITNALYANGLWNNLLQPVGHKSETWEPLWKTFLCPTEERPFLATNVNSGVYGPFNPKEVCNNW from the exons ATGTGGAAATGGTTCTGCTGCATCCTGCTGTTGCAGTTACGTTGGAGAGCATCAAGTCAACCTGTTAAGACTGCCCTGGATACTCCCTTTAACGACGAGATATTTGCCGGTCTGCGTCATTGGGTTGAAGATTATTATG GGCCGATAGAAAAATGGCTAGGACCACCGCCAGGAACAACCCAAGAGCCCGTTCCCGAAAATGTTCCGTTTCCTTGCAATGTTTCAC ttGGTCGATCAAAGGTACCACCAAAAAATGTGAACTGTTTAAGACCGGGAGATATTCAATTGATTGGCACATTGGGTGATTCTCTTACATCTGGAGCCGCCGTTTTTTCAAGGTGTTTCATAGCACTCTTCGTAAGTAATAGAGGAGTCACCGCGGCTGGCGGAGGTGAAGGCACTTGGAGAAAGTGGCTAACTGTTCCCAACATCCTCAAG gAATTCAACCCCAATGTAGTAGGATATTCAACAGGAACGTCTTTGGTAACTGACGAGGCATCGGAATGTCACGTCGCTGAAATCGGTTCTATGTCTGTGGACTTGCCTTATGATGCGGCGGTATTAGTCGAGAGACTTAAAAGTTATCCATTTGTGGGTACgaattacaaaaatgtttgGAAG TTCATTACGATGAATATCGGAATCAATGATTTTTGTGCTAACATATGCTATGAACCAACAGCCGAAAAAGTTATAGCAGATCATAAACAAAATGTAATCGACGTTTTAAGAATACTGAAGAAAAACATGCCGAAAAGTTTTGTGTCTATAATTGCGCCTATAAGTTCAAAGTGTTTGGTTGAAGCTCAATGGGGAAATCCATCGATAAACTGTTCCCTCACAATGGGTTTCGAATGCCCTTGTATGTTTGGCTTTTCATTTAGACCCCATAGAGAATATTACTATCAAATAATAGAAGG gtgGTCGCAGGCAGAGATTGAGATCTCTTTGATGCCAGAATGGCAGAGTGATGATTTCGCAGTCGTAGCTCAACCTATTCTGAGGCATTCATTGTtgccaaaaaataaaaatggaattgtccctatacataaatatttaagtatcgATTGTCTTCACTTTAGACAAATAACTAATGCTCTAT ATGCAAACGGTCTATGGAACAATCTGTTGCAACCAGTGGGTCATAAGTCGGAAACCTGGGAACCGCTTTGGAAAACGTTCCTGTGTCCAACAGAGGAAAGACCTTTTCTGGCTACAAATGTAAATTCAGGCGTATATGGTCCATTCAATCCAAAAGAAGTATGTAATAACTGGTGA
- the LOC140672492 gene encoding phospholipase B1, membrane-associated — MRVQIIYLYLAIVGFHLADCISFMDFLYSLLQAGKKKIDENGISYPKLRSNVRRQPIIPDNVSFPCNVYSGRSLSIPDNVHRLRPGDIDVVGGLGDSLVAGNGAMEEFATGTFIESRGVSWCAGGQGDWREFLTLPNILKMYNPRLTGYSTNTGEFHSTSAKLNIAFPVAATEDALQQAKILVQRIRSDPKINMKEHWKLITILFGANDICSAQCYSPQQFSPMRYALHLQRALDFLKIALPRTLVNLIPAIDVTVSIRVKQSIMCKILHPLFCACMHKGNRPEIVAANMSRLYQQAAEALIYSGRYDKSPDFTVVLQPFTKLFNAPNADPIRAPPIDPTLVTYDCFHFSQKGHALGANLLWNNMLEPVGNKTENGMPKILEKVLCPTENAPYIFTNVNSRFFKMTGKQDGIVPR, encoded by the exons ATGAGAgttcaaataatttacttatatctAGCCATTGTTGGTTTTCATCTGGCCGATTGCATATCTTTCATGGATTTCTTGTACAGTTTACTTCAAGCAGGCAAG aaaaaaatcgatgaaAATGGAATTTCGTATCCTAAACTACGCAGCAATGTACGAAGACAACCAATAATCCCCGACAACGTTTCGTTTCCTTGCAATGTATATTCTGGcag ATCTTTATCAATACCAGACAACGTTCATCGATTGAGACCAGGTGACATCGACGTGGTCGGTGGTCTTGGCGATTCTTTAGTCGCCGGAAACGGCGCCATGGAAGAGTTCGCCACCGGAACCTTCATCGAGTCACGTGGTGTCAGCTGGTGTGCCGGAGGCCAGGGCGATTGGAGAGAGTTTCTCACGCTTCCTAACATTTTGAAG ATGTACAATCCGAGATTAACCGGATACTCTACCAATACGGGTGAGTTTCACTCAACCTCGGCGAAGCTGAACATCGCCTTTCCGGTTGCTGCTACGGAGGATGCATTGCAGCAAGCGAAAATCTTAGTGCAGAGAATCAGAAGCGAtccgaaaataaatatgaaggAACATTGGAAG CTTATTACGATCCTATTTGGAGCTAATGATATTTGCTCGGCGCAATGTTACAGTCCGCAACAATTCTCGCCAATGCGTTATGCTTTGCATTTACAAAGAGCGcttgattttttaaagatcGCGCTTCCTCGTACGCTAGTCAATCTGATTCCAGCCATAg aTGTCACGGTTTCAATTAGAGTAAAGCAAAGTATCATGTGCAAGATATTGCATCCCCTTTTTTGCGCCTGTATGCATAAGGGTAACCGGCCGGAAATTGTCGCGGCGAACATGTCACGGCTCTATCAACAAGCCGCCGAAGCTTTAATATACTCAGGAAG GTATGATAAATCCCCAGATTTTACGGTGGTGTTACAACCATTTACTAAATTATTCAATGCACCTAATGCAGATCCTATTCGTGCACCACCAATTGATCCTACTTTGGTCACATACGACTGTTTTCACTTTAGTCAGAAAGGACATGCGCTCG GCGCCAATCTTTTGTGGAACAATATGTTGGAACCGGTTGGAAACAAGACGGAAAACGGAATGCCTAAGATACTGGAGAAGGTACTCTGTCCTACAGAGAATGCACCCTACATCTTCACAAACGTTAATTCACGTTTTTTCAAAATGACCGGCAAGCAAGATGGAATTGTGCCCAGATAG